A portion of the uncultured Draconibacterium sp. genome contains these proteins:
- a CDS encoding TonB-dependent receptor codes for MVLFLCSIMTFAQQNAISGKVTDGSRDPLPGVTVVLKGTTQGTITDIDGDYQLPNVSSGDVVVFSFVGMVSQEVTVGDQSEINVSMVADAIGIEEVVAVGYGTQVKREVSGSVQTVDAETLKDLPVSQVTQKLQGQMAGVQIKQTTGKPGEGMNVRIRGQFSISAGSEPLYVVDGFPITGGINKINPSEIEDITVLKDAASTSLYGSRAANGVILITTKKGKAGQTNVSLDVSYGIQEVPDRGRIDMMDAVEFATFKKEFYEDAGKPVPEVFKNPSIYEGKNNDWYDALLQTAPVQSYNLTVTSNTDKLRTAAVAGFYKQDGVVVNSDYERYSIRLNMDYDVSDKVTIGFNLAPSYIKDNTPRTDGGRNTGILFNALHTWPIMDIYDENGELTYFNQMPAETGNIFKYPNWVRSAKELVNETKDLDLISTGYLQYKPIDGLVLKSSINAQITNSKFKFFNPSTATYRINQGIPTTSTSTRDEYVNFSWLNENTATYSKKVGDHNFSLLGGATIQKFRQDRFQLNMDNFSDDRLPLVQTATNINRNGTQDIINEWSLVSFLSRLTYNYKGKYLLTAAIRSDGSSRFGSENAWGTFPSVSVGWIASDENFMADANAISMLKLRASYGVTGNNNIGNYTQYALINNTASTAFNDNFAAGSAVSSMANPNLGWETTKQFDIGFDLSLYNNRVSVVYDYYNKKTTNLLYNVQVPWESGFNRFSDNIGEIGFWGHELAVKTINTTGKLKWTTSANISINRNEVKSLAEGIDRVYSPFHITKVGEPFAQFYGWKSDGLYMNQEDLDNSPIVPGRSTVGSIKLVDINGDGVITKGGDNDDRTIIGNPFPDFEYGMTNTLNYDNFDFSILMTGSKGADVMVRHLVTTANLDGVFNLLDEVKYRWRSEDNPGKGKYGTTVGGGRVTGVERDWNNDREIADASYLNIRNITLGYTLHSKSKYFKSARFYSSIQNVYIFTDYWGGPNPEISVARNGQSDGGNLEQGVDWSGYPVPRIFNFGVNINF; via the coding sequence ATGGTACTATTCTTATGTAGTATAATGACCTTTGCACAGCAAAATGCAATTTCGGGAAAAGTAACGGATGGCTCAAGGGATCCTCTTCCTGGAGTTACTGTTGTATTAAAGGGTACTACCCAAGGGACAATTACGGACATTGACGGCGACTATCAACTGCCCAATGTAAGTAGTGGTGATGTGGTTGTTTTTTCTTTTGTGGGCATGGTTTCACAGGAAGTTACTGTCGGAGACCAATCTGAAATTAATGTATCCATGGTAGCTGATGCAATAGGTATCGAAGAAGTTGTGGCTGTTGGTTATGGAACACAGGTTAAAAGAGAGGTGAGTGGTTCTGTACAAACTGTTGATGCCGAAACACTAAAAGATCTACCCGTATCGCAAGTTACCCAAAAATTACAGGGTCAAATGGCGGGTGTTCAAATCAAACAAACTACAGGAAAGCCGGGTGAAGGAATGAATGTCCGTATTCGTGGCCAGTTTTCAATATCAGCAGGTAGCGAGCCTTTATATGTGGTTGATGGATTCCCGATTACAGGAGGAATTAACAAAATTAATCCAAGTGAGATCGAGGATATTACCGTCTTAAAAGATGCAGCATCTACTTCTTTGTATGGATCAAGGGCTGCAAACGGTGTAATATTGATTACCACAAAAAAGGGAAAAGCCGGGCAAACCAATGTTAGTTTAGATGTGTCTTATGGAATTCAGGAAGTACCTGATCGGGGACGTATTGATATGATGGATGCAGTTGAATTTGCCACATTCAAAAAGGAATTTTATGAAGATGCAGGCAAACCGGTACCTGAAGTTTTTAAGAATCCATCGATATACGAAGGTAAAAACAACGACTGGTACGATGCCTTATTACAAACTGCGCCTGTGCAGAGTTACAATTTAACCGTTACCTCAAATACAGATAAACTTAGAACCGCTGCAGTAGCTGGCTTTTATAAGCAAGATGGAGTGGTAGTTAATTCAGATTATGAGCGTTACTCCATTCGTTTAAACATGGATTACGATGTTTCGGATAAAGTCACAATAGGTTTTAACCTGGCTCCATCGTATATAAAAGACAATACGCCACGGACAGACGGAGGAAGAAATACAGGAATTTTATTTAATGCCTTGCATACCTGGCCAATTATGGATATTTACGATGAAAACGGTGAATTAACTTATTTTAATCAAATGCCTGCCGAAACAGGTAATATCTTTAAATATCCAAACTGGGTTCGTTCTGCCAAAGAACTGGTAAACGAAACAAAAGACTTAGACCTTATTTCTACCGGCTATTTACAGTATAAGCCTATAGACGGATTAGTGTTAAAGTCGAGCATAAATGCACAGATTACGAACTCCAAATTTAAATTCTTTAATCCTTCAACGGCAACATACCGCATAAACCAGGGGATTCCAACAACTTCAACATCCACAAGAGATGAGTATGTTAATTTTTCATGGTTGAATGAGAATACAGCAACTTATTCTAAAAAAGTGGGAGACCATAATTTTTCCTTACTTGGTGGTGCAACCATTCAAAAATTTCGGCAGGATAGATTTCAATTAAATATGGATAATTTTTCGGATGACCGTTTACCACTTGTGCAAACGGCCACAAACATTAACCGTAACGGAACACAAGACATAATTAATGAATGGAGTTTGGTTTCCTTCCTTTCACGCTTAACCTATAATTATAAAGGAAAATATTTATTAACGGCTGCCATTCGTTCCGATGGTTCTTCGCGTTTTGGATCGGAAAATGCCTGGGGTACTTTCCCTTCTGTTTCAGTGGGGTGGATTGCCTCGGATGAAAATTTTATGGCTGATGCCAATGCAATTTCTATGTTAAAACTTAGGGCAAGTTATGGTGTAACCGGTAACAACAATATTGGTAATTATACCCAATATGCGTTAATTAATAACACAGCCAGTACTGCATTCAACGATAATTTTGCAGCAGGATCAGCAGTAAGTTCAATGGCTAATCCGAACCTGGGTTGGGAAACAACCAAACAATTTGATATTGGTTTTGATTTAAGCTTGTATAATAACCGCGTTTCCGTAGTGTACGACTATTATAATAAGAAGACTACAAACTTATTATATAATGTACAAGTGCCATGGGAGTCGGGTTTTAATAGATTTAGCGATAACATTGGCGAGATCGGATTTTGGGGACATGAATTAGCTGTTAAAACAATAAACACTACCGGCAAATTAAAATGGACAACCTCTGCTAATATCTCGATTAACCGCAATGAAGTTAAGTCTTTAGCAGAAGGAATTGACCGGGTTTATTCTCCTTTCCATATTACAAAAGTTGGTGAACCTTTCGCGCAGTTTTATGGGTGGAAGTCTGATGGACTTTATATGAATCAGGAAGATCTTGATAATTCGCCAATTGTTCCCGGACGCTCAACGGTTGGTAGTATTAAGCTTGTAGATATCAATGGAGATGGCGTAATTACTAAAGGTGGTGACAATGACGACCGTACCATTATTGGAAATCCATTTCCTGATTTTGAGTATGGAATGACTAATACTTTAAATTACGATAACTTCGACTTTTCTATTTTGATGACAGGTTCTAAAGGAGCTGACGTAATGGTGCGTCATTTAGTGACCACTGCCAACCTGGATGGTGTTTTCAATTTGTTAGATGAAGTAAAATACCGCTGGCGTTCTGAAGATAATCCGGGTAAAGGAAAATATGGAACAACCGTTGGTGGCGGACGAGTAACCGGTGTTGAGCGTGACTGGAATAACGACCGGGAAATAGCTGATGCGTCATATTTAAATATACGCAACATTACTTTGGGTTATACATTGCATAGCAAAAGTAAATATTTTAAATCAGCACGCTTTTATTCGTCTATTCAAAATGTATACATATTTACAGATTACTGGGGAGGACCAAACCCTGAAATTAGTGTTGCAAGAAATGGTCAAAGTGATGGTGGAAACCTTGAACAGGGGGTTGATTGGTCTGGATATCCAGTGCCACGTATCTTCAACTTTGGAGTAAATATTAATTTCTAA
- a CDS encoding glycoside hydrolase family 78 protein, which produces MENKLNFINNLVVVFLLSSLFSCQNEINSQGPYDLKISEGFTNPIGFYDETPAFSWKLPTGVQSQVAYSIVVASSPELLPDNPDLWESGKVETDQSLFVNYAGKKLSSRQKVYWQVKFWDDNEKESKWSETAFFELGLLKNNDWQAKWISLPDEKAIEIPEIDKKIHKVQYLRKNIKIQDDIESARLYITALGLFQAHLNGKQVGDDALTPGWTTYKKRIETLTYDVSSLLDTGENTLGIELAEGWYAGRFIFRGYANHSPKVLAQLEVTYKNGEQEIFISDNSWRGTANGPILYSSLYDGEYYDENLEIPGWSTTDFNDSAWSKVEEESISEQVKLTPKRHNPVTTKITLPTKTITEPTKGSFVFDLGQNMAGVAKINIPVKKGQKVKIRFAEMLQSNGEIYTKNYRSAVSTDFYLPAKDGMIEWFPKFTFHGFRYVELSGFDENTTPDKSWVSGMVQYSDFERSGTFSSSHEKLNQLQSNIEWGLRGNFLDIPTDCPQRDERAGWTGDAQVFIPTSLFIADVHSFWASWMQSVRDDQLDNGAIPIVVPNLSGKRTSSGWGDVATVIPWETYMRTGDKRILEDSYQTMLGWIKYYRSVSDNHIVDMFTFGDWLQPFSEHPTDERKGETDEKLLNTAYYARSVDLTLQTAKVLGLNDDVEMLQSWLGEIKTAFQNQFFNANGSVSKGKPTQTAYLMAIGFNLLTPEMEDNAIPFLLAEIEKADNHLRTGFLGTPLLAPVLEKIGRTDLMLEMLFKETYPSWFYSIYQGATTMWERWNSYTHQDGFNPGGMNSFNHYAYGAIGQFMYERIAGIKPIGPGYKQIEIAPITGGPLKSAEASYNTPYGLVSSAWKIENRKFELKVTVPSNTTAKIVIPANTADSFILDGIEFTENSDAKLLKKTENNFEVEVHSGNYVFESKL; this is translated from the coding sequence ATGGAAAACAAACTAAATTTTATAAATAACCTGGTTGTCGTATTCCTGCTTTCTTCATTATTTTCGTGTCAAAACGAAATAAATAGCCAGGGGCCTTACGATTTGAAAATTAGTGAAGGTTTTACAAATCCGATAGGATTCTATGACGAAACCCCTGCCTTTTCCTGGAAATTACCTACAGGTGTTCAATCGCAAGTTGCTTATTCAATTGTAGTTGCCAGTTCGCCAGAATTGCTGCCCGATAATCCAGATTTATGGGAGAGTGGGAAAGTGGAAACAGATCAAAGTTTATTTGTGAACTATGCTGGTAAAAAACTCTCATCGCGTCAAAAGGTATATTGGCAAGTTAAATTTTGGGACGATAATGAGAAGGAATCAAAATGGAGTGAAACTGCCTTTTTTGAACTGGGATTATTAAAGAACAACGACTGGCAGGCAAAATGGATAAGCCTTCCGGATGAAAAAGCGATTGAAATACCTGAAATTGACAAGAAAATACACAAGGTTCAATACTTACGCAAAAATATTAAAATTCAGGATGACATTGAAAGTGCACGCCTTTATATCACGGCCTTAGGTTTGTTTCAGGCACATTTAAATGGTAAACAGGTTGGCGACGATGCGCTTACTCCCGGATGGACTACTTACAAAAAACGCATTGAAACCCTGACCTACGATGTAAGCTCTTTGCTCGATACAGGAGAAAATACACTGGGGATAGAACTTGCAGAAGGCTGGTATGCCGGCCGTTTTATATTTCGTGGTTATGCAAACCACAGCCCAAAGGTGCTTGCCCAACTTGAAGTGACCTATAAAAATGGTGAGCAAGAAATTTTTATAAGCGATAATTCGTGGAGAGGTACCGCAAACGGACCAATTCTTTATTCCAGTTTGTACGATGGGGAATATTACGACGAGAATCTGGAAATACCTGGCTGGAGTACAACTGATTTTAATGACTCAGCGTGGTCTAAAGTGGAAGAAGAGTCAATCTCCGAACAGGTTAAATTAACTCCTAAACGTCACAACCCGGTTACAACAAAAATAACCTTGCCGACAAAAACGATAACAGAACCGACGAAAGGAAGTTTTGTGTTCGACCTGGGGCAAAATATGGCCGGTGTGGCTAAAATAAACATCCCTGTTAAAAAAGGACAAAAGGTAAAAATTCGCTTTGCCGAAATGCTTCAATCCAATGGTGAGATTTATACCAAAAATTATAGAAGTGCCGTTTCTACCGATTTTTATTTGCCCGCGAAAGACGGAATGATTGAATGGTTTCCAAAATTTACATTTCACGGATTTAGGTATGTCGAACTGAGTGGATTTGACGAAAATACAACGCCCGATAAATCGTGGGTTTCCGGAATGGTTCAATATTCTGATTTTGAAAGGTCGGGTACATTTTCTTCCTCACACGAGAAACTGAATCAACTGCAAAGTAATATTGAATGGGGATTACGCGGTAACTTCCTCGACATTCCAACCGATTGTCCGCAGCGCGACGAACGTGCAGGTTGGACGGGTGATGCACAGGTGTTCATTCCTACTTCGCTTTTTATTGCCGATGTTCATTCGTTTTGGGCCAGCTGGATGCAAAGTGTACGCGATGACCAATTAGATAACGGAGCCATTCCCATTGTTGTGCCCAATCTTAGTGGAAAACGTACATCTTCTGGGTGGGGCGATGTAGCAACCGTTATTCCATGGGAAACATACATGCGAACCGGGGATAAAAGGATATTGGAAGACAGCTATCAAACCATGTTGGGCTGGATAAAATATTATCGCTCAGTGTCCGATAATCATATTGTGGATATGTTTACTTTTGGCGACTGGCTTCAGCCATTCTCTGAACATCCCACCGATGAGCGTAAAGGCGAGACAGATGAAAAATTGTTGAATACAGCCTATTATGCAAGGTCTGTCGATCTTACCTTACAAACTGCTAAAGTATTAGGATTGAACGATGATGTTGAGATGTTGCAATCCTGGCTAGGCGAAATAAAGACTGCTTTTCAGAACCAGTTTTTTAATGCCAATGGAAGTGTAAGTAAAGGAAAACCTACACAAACAGCTTATTTAATGGCCATTGGTTTTAATTTGCTTACTCCCGAAATGGAAGATAATGCTATTCCTTTTTTACTTGCTGAAATCGAAAAAGCGGATAACCATTTACGAACCGGTTTCCTGGGAACACCACTTTTGGCTCCTGTGCTCGAAAAAATAGGCAGAACGGACCTCATGCTTGAAATGTTATTTAAAGAAACATACCCGTCGTGGTTTTATTCCATCTATCAAGGTGCCACTACCATGTGGGAACGTTGGAACAGTTACACCCACCAAGATGGGTTTAATCCCGGGGGAATGAATTCATTTAACCATTATGCTTATGGAGCCATAGGGCAATTTATGTACGAACGGATAGCAGGAATAAAACCCATAGGGCCAGGATACAAACAAATTGAAATTGCTCCCATAACAGGAGGGCCACTTAAATCGGCAGAGGCAAGTTACAATACTCCTTATGGATTGGTAAGCTCTGCATGGAAAATTGAAAATAGAAAGTTTGAGCTAAAAGTTACCGTGCCGTCAAACACAACAGCTAAAATTGTGATTCCGGCAAATACGGCTGATAGTTTTATTTTGGACGGAATTGAATTCACTGAAAATTCGGATGCCAAACTTTTGAAAAAGACTGAAAATAATTTTGAGGTGGAGGTTCATTCCGGAAATTATGTTTTTGAGTCGAAGCTTTAA
- a CDS encoding RagB/SusD family nutrient uptake outer membrane protein, with the protein MKKIFILLGLIGILATSCDDFLTIYPETSLSVPTFYKTEADFTQAVNGAYAPLRLLNNQEGGGIFVLTEMHSDNAFFQRNPFFGARERWHDVAQHAVPTADGVTTNLYVQRAYENFFQIIARSNQILVTIDEAEFDADAKDNIKGQALFLRAYSYFELVRLFGKAPLHLVPVTNRQEAALELADAAALYAQIETDAKEAIQLLPVKSAQEPGRATSGAARMLLADAYMTQEKWGDAETQLTAIVTSNEYELMPTYAEAFSESSSNKNNAESLFEIQYKEGSEGLQGAWFYQMLPRPITKEEVGSITGTSNPLDMSSEGNNIPTPDIIAAYEDGDLRKDATIGYITLSQGLWRDGIYPYIKKYAKTHALHSNHGMSWPVYRYSEVLLALAEVLDEQGKSGAEMYLNQVRERAGLGEATGDIGEAIFKERRVELAFENKRWYDLVRTGRAVEVITAYGQRVKSNPQDYYFPEGEEAYPHGFQEIRLTYGLPAAEADLSPYF; encoded by the coding sequence ATGAAAAAAATATTCATATTGCTCGGGCTAATAGGAATTCTGGCTACGAGCTGCGATGATTTCCTTACAATATATCCTGAAACATCGCTAAGTGTACCCACATTTTATAAAACTGAAGCTGATTTTACCCAGGCTGTAAATGGTGCTTATGCTCCTTTACGCCTGCTAAATAATCAAGAGGGTGGAGGTATTTTTGTTTTAACCGAAATGCATTCTGATAATGCTTTTTTCCAGCGAAATCCGTTTTTTGGTGCCCGCGAAAGGTGGCACGATGTGGCACAACATGCAGTTCCTACTGCTGATGGGGTAACAACAAATTTATATGTACAACGTGCGTATGAGAACTTTTTCCAGATTATTGCCCGCTCTAATCAGATTCTGGTTACAATTGATGAAGCAGAGTTTGACGCTGATGCAAAAGACAATATAAAAGGACAGGCATTGTTTTTAAGAGCCTACTCATATTTCGAATTGGTGCGCTTGTTTGGTAAAGCGCCTTTGCATTTGGTTCCTGTTACCAATCGTCAGGAAGCCGCATTGGAATTAGCCGATGCAGCTGCTCTTTATGCTCAAATTGAAACGGATGCCAAAGAGGCGATACAATTGTTGCCGGTAAAATCGGCACAAGAACCGGGCAGGGCCACTTCCGGAGCAGCTCGAATGCTTTTGGCCGATGCTTATATGACACAAGAGAAATGGGGAGACGCAGAAACACAATTAACCGCAATCGTTACCAGTAACGAGTACGAGCTTATGCCAACTTATGCAGAAGCCTTTTCTGAAAGTTCATCCAATAAAAATAATGCAGAGTCCTTATTCGAAATTCAGTATAAAGAGGGATCAGAAGGTTTACAGGGTGCTTGGTTTTACCAAATGTTGCCAAGACCTATTACTAAGGAAGAAGTTGGTTCAATAACAGGAACTTCTAATCCTTTGGATATGTCTAGTGAAGGCAATAACATTCCAACACCCGATATTATTGCAGCCTACGAAGATGGTGATTTGAGAAAGGATGCAACCATTGGGTATATAACATTAAGTCAAGGCTTATGGAGAGATGGTATATATCCTTACATTAAAAAATATGCTAAAACACACGCCTTACATAGTAACCATGGAATGAGCTGGCCTGTGTATCGTTATTCTGAAGTTCTTTTAGCCTTAGCTGAAGTATTGGATGAGCAAGGAAAATCCGGCGCTGAGATGTATTTGAATCAGGTACGTGAGCGTGCTGGTTTAGGCGAGGCTACAGGAGATATTGGCGAAGCAATATTTAAAGAACGCAGAGTAGAATTGGCTTTTGAAAACAAACGCTGGTACGACCTGGTAAGAACCGGAAGAGCTGTTGAAGTTATAACAGCTTATGGACAAAGAGTTAAATCCAATCCTCAGGACTATTATTTTCCTGAAGGAGAAGAAGCTTATCCTCATGGATTTCAGGAAATTCGTTTAACTTATGGTTTGCCTGCTGCTGAAGCTGATTTAAGTCCTTATTTTTAG